The following proteins come from a genomic window of Lolium rigidum isolate FL_2022 chromosome 5, APGP_CSIRO_Lrig_0.1, whole genome shotgun sequence:
- the LOC124657254 gene encoding uncharacterized protein LOC124657254 → MTAEGAEARRGKDALSLSGGHLCHVCGHQYPNPNPSAKLRRSHRKNCRKPAAAASGDRNAAEARLALGGGGAGGPGYGEDPGNGAASGGSASPGSAEGGGDSAEDKEHDADEGDGTNLAKPCTNGVQHKIPKTSSEIAPLAVAHTVEREDSFDEYQDASSFLHQSDPEDGAAVAPESDIPKEIKNLDKGSMGTSIAADVISVEMNGLCKDEFSNGPSMPDFAAGSKVENKAECYLGVLTPGLVGCEDGLNLQSTVECSGDIGSNDTDRKPGKTSGYCEFIGDLDSPSLQKCSPLISYPELQSACPRKVDSLLIDGMDALDSMSEVSPRAEIAGSDNNGSETISNSGTDSVPTQDELKVIHTENTSADYSVEHSSHNLSVQDTSDAQLPVDNSCLLNLTCCKPGYQNDLAVAEVDGMLKSIAEHNYSNDILVKGSELDSSCALPPQQDVEQIVTAAEGNTSLEKHNGVCTEEVCNREGDTEVPTKYQVSSSQEHVTLLMDQMSSIKNPFNLDDTRSEDLFELSSGSYNFEEPNVVESKQRFESTTQTVSSVASVADRQHCLIPDDRDSMLAVSSENGYAVGAEDVSDSSSADRTKNIVLHDASMNHSKQGGEPHTNGASCVPTPVLPTEFGTMPVSQEINALSTYVGAMIEIEDTDAKAMTAVESIDNFEEKKQTEDASAKELNAVLLTKNVEEEKQAEGSGAKELRAVQSTVNVHEEDQTEDSCAKGVDTEFSINQQIDGTNKEEMYEGQHVDEAEENKQAQETRAKEMNKDNVEGQKQAEGTFLEGNKPNEEIAAIGSRLNSARISVPLKVLLAEASLESKEKKPSTKERVLSFRRRASSKEDASSAKPGLAGSGDLYWNSPAKLPHDGNVDKRSKVRKQPWMPFICCHSVH, encoded by the exons ATGACGGCGGAGGGCGCCGAGGCGCGGCGGGGCAAGGACGCGCTCAGCCTCAGCGGGGGCCACCTCTGCCACGTCTGCGGCCACCAGTACCCCAACCCCAACCCCAGCGCCAAGCTCCGCCGCTCCCACCGCAAAAACTGCCgcaagcccgccgccgccgcttccgggGACCGCAATGCGGCGGAGGCGCGGCTCGCGCTAG gtggtggtggcgcgGGAGGGCCGGGATACGGGGAGGACCCTGGCAATGGCGCGGCCAGCGGGGGCTCCGCGTCGCCCGGATCTGCGGAAGGAGGCGGCGATTCGGCGGAGGACAAGGAGCACGACGCAG ATGAAGGCGATGGAACCAATTTAGCAAAGCCTTGCACCAATGGAGTTCAACATAAAATTCCTAAAACTTCCAGTGAAATTGCACCACTTGCAGTTGCACACACAGTTGAACGAGAAGATAGTTTTGATGAATACCAGGATGCATCTTCGTTTCTTCATCAATCAGATCCAGAAGATGGTGCAGCAGTAGCACCTGAGTCAGATATTCCCAAGGAAATCAAGAATCTGGACAAAGGCTCAATGGGTACAAGTATAGCTGCAGATGTGATCTCCGTTGAAATGAATGGATTATGCAAAGATGAGTTTTCAAATGGACCAAGCATGCCTGATTTTGCTGCTGGTTCCAAAGTTGAAAACAAAGCTGAATGTTACTTGGGAGTTTTAACTCCTGGATTGGTTGGGTGTGAAGATGGCCTAAACCTCCAGAGTACAGTTGAATGCTCAGGAGACATCGGCAGCAATGATACAGACAGAAAACCTGGTAAGACATCCGGCTATTGCGAGTTTATTGGTGATTTGGATTCACCATCTCTCCAGAAATGCTCTCCGCTTATATCCTACCCAGAATTGCAATCGGCATGTCCCAGGAAGGTGGACAGCCTCTTGATTGATGGTATGGACGCTCTGGATAGTATGTCTGAAGTATCACCAAGAGCAGAAATAGCAGGATCAGATAATAATGGATCTGAAACAATATCTAATTCTGGAACTGACTCTGTGCCGACTCAAGATGAATTAAAGGTCATTCACACTGAAAATACTTCTGCTGATTACTCCGTGGAGCACTCTTCACATAACTTGTCTGTTCAAGATACATCAGATGCTCAGCTGCCAGTTGACAATTCTTGCCTGTTAAATTTAACATGCTGTAAACCTGGTTATCAGAATGATCTTGCTGTTGCTGAAGTCGATGGCATGCTCAAGTCCATCGCTGAACACAACTACAGTAATGACATTCTAGTAAAGGGCAGTGAGTTGGATTCTTCCTGTGCGTTGCCGCCTCAACAAGATGTTGAGCAAATTGTTACTGCAGCAGAAGGTAATACTTCCTTGGAAAAACATAATGGGGTCTGTACAGAGGAAGTCTGCAACAGGGAGGGTGACACCGAGGTTCCTACAAAATATCAAGTTTCGTCAAGTCAGGAGCATGTCACTTTACTAATGGATCAAatgtcttctatcaagaatccattcaatCTCGATGACACCAGGAGTGAGGACTTATTTGAGCTTTCTTCTGGAAGTTACAATTTTGAGGAACCAAATGTTGTTGAATCAAAGCAGCGTTTTGAATCTACAACTCAGACAGTTTCCAGCGTTGCTAGTGTTGCTGACCGGCAACACTGCCTGATCCCAG ATGATCGTGACAGCATGCTAGCTGTGTCAAGTGAAAATGGATATGCAGTTGGTGCAGAAGATGTGTCGGACAGTAGTAGTGCAGATCGTACGAAGAACATTGTCTTGCATGATGCCTCAATGAACCATAGCAAGCAAGGAGGTGAACCACATACAAATGGTGCCAGTTGTGTGCCGACTCCAGTACTTCCGACAGAGTTTGGCACAATGCCTGTTTCTCAAGAGATCAATGCACTCAGCACATATGTTGGAGCCATGATTGAGATTGAAGACACCGATGCAAAAGCTATGACTGCAGTAGAGAGCATAGATAACTTTGAAGAAAAGAAACAGACTGAAGATGCTAGTGCTAAGGAGCTGAATGCAGTACTGCTTACAAAAAATGTTGAAGAAGAGAAGCAGGCTGAAGGCAGTGGTGCGAA GGAATTGAGGGCAGTACAAAGCACAGTAAATGTTCATGAAGAGGATCAGACTGAAGACAGTTGCGCAAAGGGGGTGGACACAGAATTTAGTATCAACCAGCAAATTGATGGCACCAACAAAGAAGAGATGTATGAAGGGCAACATGTAGATGAAGCTGAAGAAAACAAGCAGGCTCAAGAAACACGTGCAAAGGAGATGAACAAAGATAATGTTGAAGGGCAGAAGCAGGCTGAAGGCACATTTCTGGAGGGAAACAAGCCGAATGAAGAGATCGCGGCCATCGGCTCAAGGCTGAATTCAGCAAGGATCTCTGTCCCCTTGAAGGTCCTCCTCGCCGAGGCGAGCCTGGAGAGCAAAGAAAAGAAGCCTAGCACAAAGGAGCGGGTCCTGTCGTTCAGGCGGCGAGCATCATCAAAGGAGGACGCCTCATCGGCAAAGCCAGGGTTAGCTGGTTCGGGTGACCTGTACTGGAACTCCCCAGCGAAGCTGCCCCACGATGGCAACGTTGACAAGAGATCCAAAGTGAGGAAGCAGCCGTGGATGCCGTTCATCTGCTGCCACTCGGTGCACTGA
- the LOC124653027 gene encoding peptidyl-prolyl cis-trans isomerase FKBP15-1-like has translation MAKPQLLLCVLVVAAALLLVASAKKAADVSELQIGVKFKPVSCSISAHKGDRVKVHYRGKLTDGTVFDSSYERGDPIEFELGTGQVIKGWDQGILGMCVGEKRKLKIPSKLGYGESGSPPTIPGGATLIFDTELVSVNGEPSSKSDEDVGSEL, from the exons ATGGCGAAGCCGCAGCTTCTTCTCtgcgtcctcgtcgtcgccgccgcgctgCTACTCGTCG cctccgccaagaaggccgCCGACGTGTCGGAGCTCCAGATCGGCGTGAAG TTCAAGCCAGTGTCCTGCAGCATTTCAGCTCACAAAGGTGACAGAGTTAAAGTTCACTACCGT ggaaaacttactgatggAACAGTCTTTGATTCGAGCTATGAGAGGGGCGACCCAATTGAATTCGAGTTGGGCACTGGTCAAGTGATCAAAG GATGGGATCAGGGTATCTTGGGCATGTGCGTTGGTGAGAAGCGGAAGCTGAAGATTCCTTCAAAGCTTGGCTATGGGGAGTCGGGATCACCTCCTACCATTCCGG GTGGAGCAACTCTGATATTCGATACAGAGCTCGTTTCCGTCAATGGTGAGCCATCCAGCAAATCGGACGAGGATGTTGGCAGTGAGCTTTAG
- the LOC124652917 gene encoding 60S ribosomal protein L32-1 — translation MAVPLLTTKIVKKRVKHFKRAHSDRYIGLKPSWRRPKGIDSRVRRKFKGVTLMPNIGYGSDKKTRHYLPNKFKKFVVHNVSELELLMMHNRTYCAEIAHNVSTQKRKSIVERAAQLDIVVTNKLARLRSQEDE, via the exons ATGGCGGTGCCGCTGCTGACGACGAAGATCGTCAAGAAGCGGGTCAAGCACTTCAAGAGGGCGCACAGCGACCGCTACATCGGCCTCAAG CCAAGCTGGCGCAGGCCAAAGGGTATCGATTCTCGTGTCAGGAGGAAGTTCAAGGGAGTTACCTTGATGCCCAATATTGGGTATGGTTCTGACAAGAAGACCAGGCACTACCTGCCCAACAAGTTCAAGAAGTTTGTGGTGCACAATGTCTCTGAGCTGGAGCTGCTTATGatgcacaacag GACGTACTGTGCTGAAATCGCACATAACGTGTCCACACAGAAGCGCAAGTCGATAGTCGAGCGTGCTGCTCAGCTTGACATCGTGGTCACCAACAAGCTTGCCAGGCTCCGCAGCCAGGAGGATGAGTGA
- the LOC124652216 gene encoding transcription factor bHLH49-like isoform X1 translates to MDGDLVARLLMGSAGLDFGVPGLDGAFFDNLCAGAGAGFGDRATGMPGFGGGPFGPAEGELGAASREGSSVSDPAWAYGGANAKKRKGKEAAAACFAKVGEGAKSILRFSFYRALLVLVLAEPDAGLQVGEETRPDSKKCKIEEAAVRPKVEEDAAAGASDGSAGGERGRKQAKGKSSRSKQAAAAADEPPRDYVHVRARRGQATDSHSLAERVRREKITIKMKFLQDLVPGCNKVIGKALMLDEIINYVQSLQQQVEFLSMKLSTVNPQLDFSTLSTLLHKDMQQALGPSSSSGFPLESSGGVFPFCDQADLFQSFSSGAMGNQCSMGLLDMAVPDAAQYPFQKQQQDFWEANPQNSLQLVHEQSQENGVSAPNFDGHLQGADHPEIEF, encoded by the exons ATGGACGGGGACCTCGTCGCCAGGCTGCTCATGGGCTCCGCGGGGCTCGACTTCGGCGTGCCCGGCCTAGACGGCGCCTTCTTTGACAACCtctgcgccggcgccggcgccggcttcgGTGACCGGGCAACAGGcatgcccggcttcggcggcggtccGTTCGGACCGGCAGAGGGCGAGCTCGGCGCCGCGTCGCGCGAGGGGTCCTCGGTCTCCGACCCGGCCTGGGCCTACGGCGGCGCGAATGCCAAGAAGAGGAAGGGCAAGGAGGCCGCCGCGGCCTGTTTCGCCAAGGTGGGGGAGGGCGCAAAATCGATTCTTCGATTTTCTTTCTACCGCGCATTATTAGTTTTGGTTCTAGCGGAACCTGACGCCGGTTTGCAGGTCGGGGAGGAGACGAGGCCGGACTCGAAGAAGTGCAAAATTGAGGAGGCCGCGGTGAGGCCCAAGGTGGAGGAGGATGCGGCGGCGGGGGCCAGCGACGGCTCCGCCGGCGGCGAGAGGGGCCGGAAGCAGGCGAAGGGGAAGAGCTCTAGGTCCAagcaggccgcggcggcggcggatgagcCGCCCAGGGACTACGTCCACGTCCGGGCCAGGAGAGGCCAGGCCACTGACAGCCACAGCCTTGCGGAGAGG GTTAGAAGAGAGAAGATTACCATCAAGATGAAATTCCTCCAGGACCTGGTGCCAGGATGCAACAAG GTGATTGGCAAAGCACTCATGCTCGACGAGATCATAAACTACGTGCAGTCGCTGCAGCAGCAAGTCGAG TTCTTGTCCATGAAGCTTTCCACCGTGAACCCGCAACTCGACTTCAGCACCTTGTCCACCCTCCTACACAAAGAT ATGCAGCAAGCCCTCGGTCCTTCATCGAGTTCGGGATTTCCTTTGGAGAGTTCCGGTGGAGTGTTTCCGTTTTGCGACCAAGCAGACCTTTTCCAGTCATTCAGTTCCGGTGCTATGGGGAACCAGTGTTCcatgggtctgttagacatggctGTGCCCGACGCAGCGCAGTACCCTTTTCAAAAGCAG CAACAGGATTTCTGGGAGGCGAATCCCCAAAACTCGTTGCAGTTGGTCCATGAGCAAAGCCAGGAGAATggggtttcagcaccgaatttcgaTG GTCATTTACAAGGAGCAGATCATCCAGAGATCGAGTTCTAG
- the LOC124652216 gene encoding transcription factor BHLH089-like isoform X2, with protein MDGDLVARLLMGSAGLDFGVPGLDGAFFDNLCAGAGAGFGDRATGMPGFGGGPFGPAEGELGAASREGSSVSDPAWAYGGANAKKRKGKEAAAACFAKVGEETRPDSKKCKIEEAAVRPKVEEDAAAGASDGSAGGERGRKQAKGKSSRSKQAAAAADEPPRDYVHVRARRGQATDSHSLAERVRREKITIKMKFLQDLVPGCNKVIGKALMLDEIINYVQSLQQQVEFLSMKLSTVNPQLDFSTLSTLLHKDMQQALGPSSSSGFPLESSGGVFPFCDQADLFQSFSSGAMGNQCSMGLLDMAVPDAAQYPFQKQQQDFWEANPQNSLQLVHEQSQENGVSAPNFDGHLQGADHPEIEF; from the exons ATGGACGGGGACCTCGTCGCCAGGCTGCTCATGGGCTCCGCGGGGCTCGACTTCGGCGTGCCCGGCCTAGACGGCGCCTTCTTTGACAACCtctgcgccggcgccggcgccggcttcgGTGACCGGGCAACAGGcatgcccggcttcggcggcggtccGTTCGGACCGGCAGAGGGCGAGCTCGGCGCCGCGTCGCGCGAGGGGTCCTCGGTCTCCGACCCGGCCTGGGCCTACGGCGGCGCGAATGCCAAGAAGAGGAAGGGCAAGGAGGCCGCCGCGGCCTGTTTCGCCAAG GTCGGGGAGGAGACGAGGCCGGACTCGAAGAAGTGCAAAATTGAGGAGGCCGCGGTGAGGCCCAAGGTGGAGGAGGATGCGGCGGCGGGGGCCAGCGACGGCTCCGCCGGCGGCGAGAGGGGCCGGAAGCAGGCGAAGGGGAAGAGCTCTAGGTCCAagcaggccgcggcggcggcggatgagcCGCCCAGGGACTACGTCCACGTCCGGGCCAGGAGAGGCCAGGCCACTGACAGCCACAGCCTTGCGGAGAGG GTTAGAAGAGAGAAGATTACCATCAAGATGAAATTCCTCCAGGACCTGGTGCCAGGATGCAACAAG GTGATTGGCAAAGCACTCATGCTCGACGAGATCATAAACTACGTGCAGTCGCTGCAGCAGCAAGTCGAG TTCTTGTCCATGAAGCTTTCCACCGTGAACCCGCAACTCGACTTCAGCACCTTGTCCACCCTCCTACACAAAGAT ATGCAGCAAGCCCTCGGTCCTTCATCGAGTTCGGGATTTCCTTTGGAGAGTTCCGGTGGAGTGTTTCCGTTTTGCGACCAAGCAGACCTTTTCCAGTCATTCAGTTCCGGTGCTATGGGGAACCAGTGTTCcatgggtctgttagacatggctGTGCCCGACGCAGCGCAGTACCCTTTTCAAAAGCAG CAACAGGATTTCTGGGAGGCGAATCCCCAAAACTCGTTGCAGTTGGTCCATGAGCAAAGCCAGGAGAATggggtttcagcaccgaatttcgaTG GTCATTTACAAGGAGCAGATCATCCAGAGATCGAGTTCTAG